A stretch of DNA from Natrinema halophilum:
GCGAGCGGGCGCTCGGTTGCCCTACGACTGTCGGAAGGGGACCTGTATCACCTGCGTCGGACGACTGACCGGGATCGGGGACGAGAGGGCCGCCGCCGACGCGAGCGGGACGGAAGCGCCACTCGACGCGACGGCCGCGTTCACCTATCGACGGCCGCCGGCGGCGCTGACCGATTCCGAACGGGCGGACGGCTACGTTCTGCTCTGTATTGCTCGCCCGCGAGCAGACTGCCGCATCGAGGTCGGCCCGCGGGTCCGCGCCGAAGTCGGAGACAGTCCCTGGGCGTAATTCCTCGATCGCTCCCGGCACCCCGACCAAATTTATTTACTCGTTCGTGGTCGGGAGAACCATGAGTGACGCTAGCATACCTGACGACGTCGAGCCGGACCACGAACACGAGCACAGCCACCATGCTGAGGGACCCGGCTACGCGACGCCACAGGCCGCCATCGAGGAAAGCGATCGAGAA
This window harbors:
- a CDS encoding 2Fe-2S iron-sulfur cluster-binding protein, whose amino-acid sequence is MTRHDVTLEWPGGSTQTIEVSEDETVLEAAQRAGARLPYDCRKGTCITCVGRLTGIGDERAAADASGTEAPLDATAAFTYRRPPAALTDSERADGYVLLCIARPRADCRIEVGPRVRAEVGDSPWA